A genomic stretch from Pyxidicoccus trucidator includes:
- a CDS encoding superoxide dismutase yields the protein MAPLPFNPAKLKGLSAKLLRSHHESNYGGAVKNLNKVEEELARVTKDTPGFLLGGLKERELTFTNSMILHEAYFGNLGGDGKASGAIQKLLAAAHGDFGRWEEQFRATGASLGGGSGWVILTYNFHSGQPRTYWSGNHSQALAQGHPLLVIDMYEHAYQMDSGAAAARYIDAFFQNVSWDVVNTRLERAQKAATALRG from the coding sequence GTGGCGCCGCTACCCTTCAACCCGGCGAAGCTCAAGGGGCTCTCGGCGAAGCTCCTCCGCAGCCACCACGAGAGCAACTACGGCGGGGCGGTGAAGAACCTCAACAAGGTGGAGGAGGAGCTGGCGCGGGTGACGAAGGACACGCCGGGCTTCCTCTTGGGCGGGCTGAAGGAGCGGGAGCTGACCTTCACGAACTCGATGATCCTCCACGAGGCGTACTTCGGGAACCTCGGCGGGGACGGCAAGGCGAGCGGTGCCATCCAGAAGCTGCTCGCAGCGGCGCACGGGGACTTCGGCCGCTGGGAGGAGCAGTTCCGGGCCACGGGGGCCAGCCTGGGCGGAGGAAGTGGCTGGGTCATCCTCACGTACAACTTCCACTCCGGTCAGCCGCGGACCTACTGGAGCGGCAACCACTCCCAGGCCCTGGCCCAAGGCCACCCGCTGCTCGTCATTGACATGTACGAGCACGCCTACCAGATGGACTCCGGCGCGGCAGCCGCCCGCTACATCGACGCCTTCTTCCAGAACGTGAGCTGGGATGTGGTGAACACCCGCCTGGAGCGGGCCCAGAAGGCCGCGACAGCTCTTCGAGGATGA
- a CDS encoding sigma-70 family RNA polymerase sigma factor, with the protein MSTRTDEQLMEAARAGDGKAVDEVLARHEKQVYRFGLRMCGSEEDAKEVLQETLLAAFRGIHAFRGDAELSTWLYQVARTHCFRLRRRRVGAPEEFQPLDSPEATHVAAEEATPEMASHARQMGAVLQAAILALPEAQREVLILRDVEGLTAEEAARVVGIEVRALKSRLHRARLQLREHLSTLMGEGAQGQDPGCPELAQELSAFAAQEVDQATCARLEDHLSRCPRCAEACDSLKRTVSLCRRIPGDAVPAPVRAAVRQALSRALPA; encoded by the coding sequence ATGTCGACGCGAACCGATGAGCAGCTGATGGAGGCCGCGCGCGCTGGTGACGGCAAGGCCGTGGATGAGGTCCTCGCCCGCCACGAGAAGCAGGTGTACCGCTTTGGCCTGCGCATGTGCGGCTCGGAGGAGGACGCCAAGGAGGTGCTCCAGGAGACGCTGCTCGCGGCCTTCCGAGGCATCCATGCGTTCCGGGGTGACGCGGAGCTGTCCACGTGGCTGTACCAGGTGGCCCGCACGCACTGCTTCCGCCTGCGCCGCCGCCGCGTCGGAGCGCCCGAGGAGTTCCAGCCCCTCGACTCTCCCGAGGCCACCCACGTCGCCGCGGAGGAGGCGACGCCGGAAATGGCCTCCCACGCGCGGCAGATGGGGGCGGTGTTGCAGGCGGCCATCCTCGCGCTGCCGGAGGCGCAGCGGGAGGTGCTCATCCTCCGGGACGTTGAGGGGCTCACGGCCGAGGAGGCGGCGCGGGTGGTGGGAATCGAGGTGCGGGCGCTGAAGAGCCGGCTGCACCGCGCGCGCCTCCAGCTGCGCGAGCACCTCTCCACCCTCATGGGGGAGGGCGCGCAGGGGCAGGACCCGGGGTGCCCGGAGCTGGCGCAGGAGCTGTCGGCGTTCGCTGCGCAGGAGGTGGACCAGGCCACCTGCGCGCGCCTGGAGGACCACCTGTCGCGCTGCCCGCGCTGTGCCGAGGCGTGCGACTCGCTCAAGCGCACGGTGTCCCTGTGCCGGCGCATCCCAGGGGATGCGGTGCCCGCGCCCGTGCGCGCGGCGGTGCGCCAGGCGCTGTCACGCGCGCTGCCCGCCTGA
- a CDS encoding LysR family transcriptional regulator has product MTVQKRAGPLDWEDLRVFVALARAGSLSATARALKVSHATVGRRIAALEDTLGRALFDRRADGYALTAEGAAVLELAAGMDERALAILRRAGQEAGLTGTVRLTATEGFAERFLIPRLAGFHHRHPGIDLEVLSDPRSLSLARREADVAVRLARPQAGELVTRRLTAIAYGVYVAPGGDASAWVGFDDSFAHLPEAQWLARHAAGARVALRANGLSAQFAAVRAGFGKALVPRWFAEEEGGLIAVPPPAPPPVREAWLVVHRDLKDVPRVRALIDAVVAAFEAEQERLGPISP; this is encoded by the coding sequence GTGACTGTTCAAAAACGGGCAGGCCCGCTGGATTGGGAGGACCTGCGCGTCTTCGTGGCGTTGGCGCGGGCGGGCAGTCTGTCGGCGACGGCGCGGGCGCTGAAGGTCAGCCACGCTACGGTCGGCCGCCGCATCGCCGCGCTGGAGGACACGCTGGGCCGCGCCCTGTTCGACCGCCGCGCCGACGGCTACGCGCTCACCGCGGAAGGGGCGGCGGTGTTGGAGCTGGCTGCGGGCATGGACGAGCGCGCGTTGGCCATCCTGCGCCGCGCAGGCCAGGAGGCCGGACTGACAGGCACGGTGCGGCTGACCGCCACGGAGGGATTCGCCGAGCGCTTCCTCATTCCGCGCCTCGCGGGTTTCCATCACCGCCATCCCGGCATCGACCTGGAGGTGTTGAGCGATCCACGCTCGCTCAGCCTGGCCAGGCGGGAGGCCGACGTGGCCGTGCGCCTCGCCCGGCCGCAGGCAGGGGAGCTGGTCACCCGCCGCCTCACCGCCATCGCCTACGGCGTCTACGTGGCGCCGGGCGGCGATGCGTCCGCCTGGGTCGGCTTCGACGACTCCTTCGCCCACCTGCCAGAAGCGCAATGGTTGGCCCGGCACGCGGCGGGCGCGCGCGTGGCGCTGCGCGCCAACGGACTGTCGGCGCAGTTCGCCGCGGTGCGGGCGGGCTTTGGCAAGGCGCTGGTGCCGCGCTGGTTCGCCGAGGAGGAGGGCGGCCTCATCGCCGTGCCGCCGCCCGCCCCTCCGCCAGTGCGCGAGGCCTGGCTGGTGGTGCACCGCGACCTGAAGGACGTGCCGCGCGTGCGCGCCCTCATCGACGCCGTGGTCGCCGCGTTCGAGGCGGAGCAGGAGCGGCTCGGGCCCATCAGCCCATGA
- a CDS encoding cysteine hydrolase family protein, which produces MTTPRTLLSMAGAPTHPAPFDRAALVIVDAQMEYTSSGNLPLSGVDAAVAETARLLELARRQGTPVFHVVHHSAVGSPIFDPQGPGSAIIPAVAPRQGEAVVTKGLPNSFAGTDLHARIQATGRTELIIAGFMTHMCISATARAALDLGYRNTVVAAATATRDLPGPMGGVVPAAELQRNELAALADMFAVVVKDCGAWG; this is translated from the coding sequence ATGACCACCCCTCGCACCCTTCTTTCCATGGCCGGCGCGCCGACCCACCCCGCTCCTTTCGACCGCGCGGCGCTCGTCATTGTCGACGCCCAGATGGAGTACACGTCCTCCGGCAACCTGCCGCTGTCCGGTGTCGATGCCGCCGTGGCGGAGACGGCGCGCCTGCTCGAGCTGGCCCGCCGCCAGGGCACGCCCGTCTTCCACGTCGTGCACCACAGCGCCGTCGGCAGCCCTATTTTCGATCCGCAGGGGCCTGGCAGCGCCATCATCCCCGCCGTGGCCCCCAGGCAGGGCGAGGCGGTGGTGACCAAGGGCCTGCCGAACTCCTTCGCCGGAACCGACCTGCACGCGCGCATCCAGGCGACCGGCCGGACGGAGCTGATCATCGCCGGCTTCATGACACACATGTGCATCTCGGCCACGGCGCGCGCGGCGCTCGACCTCGGCTACCGCAACACGGTGGTGGCGGCGGCCACCGCGACGCGCGACCTGCCCGGTCCCATGGGCGGCGTGGTGCCGGCGGCCGAGCTGCAGCGCAACGAGCTGGCGGCGCTGGCCGACATGTTCGCCGTGGTGGTGAAGGACTGTGGGGCGTGGGGGTAG